GGAAATTTTGCCAATTGTTAGTTTTTTTGTGCCAAATTGATAATTATTGCACAGTCACTTGACAAACCGGGGTAAATGCTTCGTTTGTGATGAACTTTTAAGAGGCAACTTCGATTGCCATGCTAGAATATACTGACAGTGTGCATGTGGATCTAAATACACCTGTTATTTAAAAACTATGTCGTTGAATGGGCTGGCGTTGCGTACACAATAAATTCTTAACGGCCTCACATCCCATCTCTCCGGCGAGAGTCGCAAGTTCCCGTATAGTGCCTAAAAGCAGAGCTTAAGTGTCAATGCCTTCAATATTGCAGGCTTATAAATAAAACTTGGATGAAAATGCTGCTTCTTTGCGTCAGCATGATCGATGCTTGTTTGTACCGATTTTCAGAGTTCGGTTTTGATGACATCCTTGGTACCACACCCAGGAACACTACTGTTGAGTACACTAGACGATATTTGCAATAAATAACGTGTTAAAATTCTTACAGGAAAAAACGTCTGTAAATGTATAATACATTGTAAGTTGGGACACGACGCGATTAAATCGAAAACAAAGCACAGTCCCTTCTTGATTTGCTGAATATTAACGTAGTCAAGAGGAGATAATACTACTTGGGTAAAAATGTTGCTCCAGTCTGTCGATATAACATAAGCAaccatttttttgtaaaaaatgtcccTGTCAATAGTCAGTAAACATTTTTCCTAGTGAACTCGACTATCCAGAAGTAGTCTTCGTATGCTATACTTCGGCTGACTCCGGGAGCTGACTATGGGGCTTTCGGGATTCAGGTGACTGGCGTTACTGAGTAAATGAAGCGGACTCAAACTATTAATCCGCTATGTTTTCACTcacaaataatgtcacagaaacGTGTCAATTGTTTTCCTGTCTGAACGTCGTAGAAGTGACCAGTAATATCGATGACAAACACCAGTAGTGACGATCTTCTGCTAGTTGATAACGTGCAAATATTTATCCTCGCTTTGATCGATGTGACGTCAGCAGTCTTACGAGTACGTCATTCTCTCAGAGCGTCTGACCACATCTCAAACAGTCCAGGTAGCTAGTTTAAGCCTGGTTCGAGATCTCGCGCTAAGCTGAAGACTGGAAAAGCGTTCAGTCCACCGGTCTCTTCAGAAAAGCAACTTCTCTCctctttatttcttttttcttgcTTGTCGCCCTAACTTTTCCAGACTCCGTCATTTTCAAGACCCATTTTTCTTGTTTTCGCTTCCGTCTTTTCTTGTCTTTGCCCCTTGTTTTCCTTTTTGACTTTTCCGACTTTTGTCGATCTTTGCCTTTTATCCTTTTGTCATAAAGTCTTGAAAATGTCATGCCAACGTCTTCATCTTTTTGGTAGTTGTAGTAATCTTCAGCGAATTGGCAGTACTTATTCTCGAGACACGAGTTTTTGCACTGATGATAAAAGCAAACAAATATTTGGGGATGAAGTTtctcaatgtatgtatgtatgtatgtatgtatgtatgtatgtatgtatgtatgtatgtatgtatgtatgtatgtatgtatgtatgtatgtatgtatgtatgtgtgtgtgtgtgtgtgtgtgtgtatgtatgtatgtatgtatgtatgtatgtatgtatgtatgtatgtatgtgtgtgtgtgtgtgtgtgtgtgtgtgtgtgtgtgtgtgtgtgtgtgcgtgcgtgcgtgggtgcgtgcatgcatgcatgcatgcatgcatgcatgcatgcatgcatgtatgtatgtatgtatgtatgtatgtatgtatgtatgtatgtatgtatgtatgtatgtatgtatgtatgtatgtatctatgtatctatgtatctatctatctatctatctatctatctatctatctatctatgaatcTTTAtacctatgtatgtatctgcAGATGTTTATctgtatatgtatctatgtatgcatcTATGTGGAAGATGACACCAAACTAATGCTCAGGGTCGCAACATTGCGTAGTTagtccattttatttttttccagcactttcCAGAAAGAACTACATATTTGACAGCATTTAATGCAATAAATATACCATCTGTGACTATGATATACTTACACATCCCTTGACTCGTTTCTTTTTGTCCATTTGCAAGTAACATCCACTCTTGACTGCTTTTAAAGTGACAAGTAGCGAACCTGGCAcggatgaaatttcaaaatagactgagagagagaaagagagagagagagagagagagagagagagagagagagagagagagagagcacattAGAACTGATGTATGTCGTCTGAATCAATGTATACATCTAAACACGTTGGAAAGTTCACAAGTTTATATCAATTGATATTGTAAATGATACATCTCTGCATCTCTGTTCCCTGAATGCTCGACACACTGAGAGATTCTAGCATTCACTGGATAAAtgtgttttcctttgaaatacggtgaacacaaaaaacattacctcacagggctcgaaattagcggtagtcctgcgtccacagactaccaacttttctctggggctaccaaaatccatgaaatggtagtccacacggactaccaaagcctgacacctgaaattcagtcagtacttggcatgccatgCCCGGTTTGTCACTTTGGGGTGAGCTAttaaaatgcagtcaaacccagctggaaaCAGAAAGCAGGTCGTGTTTTTGTCATGACGACTGTCAAAATTAAAGATGTTCAATATTGTATAATATTGCACAAACTTGGGACTACGTGCCCGAGGGTCACGTATGTGACCAAGTTGCCCGACATTATTTGACAATTTCGGACCAAACGGAAATCATATTTCCTTGGctacagttctttatcaaaattttggcaaaaatcggaaaaaaatgactgaggtatattctgtaaaggtgacaaaaattgactttggctctCAAAGGGTCAAGGGGTTCACTAT
This DNA window, taken from Ptychodera flava strain L36383 chromosome 4, AS_Pfla_20210202, whole genome shotgun sequence, encodes the following:
- the LOC139131021 gene encoding uncharacterized protein; this encodes MPYLTGRKFSGFSVSQTLQNDSGTMSAAFFRSCFALAVAAVLLHSVEAAAIGKDDVSGKDMSRLLHDDDTLANIGVDNQTRKLIRLVQNDGPNYFRPLQGAGERKVMLRSLEYRTYLRIGPDGKVSGTTDREDQHVYFEISSVPGSLLVTLKAVKSGCYLQMDKKKRVKGCCKNSCLENKYCQFAEDYYNYQKDEDVGMTFSRLYDKRIKGKDRQKSEKSKRKTRGKDKKRRKRKQEKWVLKMTESGKVRATSKKKEIKRREVAFLKRPVD